TTTTCGTGAATGCCCGGTACTCATTGGTTCATTGTCGACGAGCACCAAATCATCTACATTGTATATTGTTGGTTTATTGTGCTGATTGTCATATTTGAGTTTGGCTTTTTGTCTTGCCTCGTTGATTTTGACTGCTGCCGTACGTCGGACCTCTTCCAAATCAGTATCATTAACTGCACAGTGTTCGTCTTGTATtgctaataatattttgttttgtaggaCATCTCGGGGGGCGTAACCCAACAGTAACTCTTGAGGTGCCTTAGtagtagttttgtttttcattgagtTTATTGCCCACTGTATTTCTCGTAACCTTTCGTCCCAACATCTATCTTCGGTGGTAATTGGCAACAGCATTGACAAAATTGTTCTGTTTGCTCGTTCTGCGTGTCCGTTTGCTCTGGGAGTACGCACAGCATTCTTGATGTGTTTTATACAGTTGTCGTTGCAATATTTCGTGAATTCTTTCGAAGTGAAAGCGGTACCTCTGTCTGTCACAATTCGTGCTGGCATACCGACGTAACTACTAACTTCGTTTATTATTTCTAGTACAGGTTTGGTCTTGGTACTCTTGACCGCTCGTATGACTGTGAATTTTGTAAAGGCATCAACTAAGACCAGCAGATGCTCGTTTCTCTGTTTACTTTTAAGGAATGGACCTAAATGATCTAAGTGCACTGTCTTGAACGGAATTGGTTCTATATCGTCGAAATGGTattccccttctcttcgccctcCTCGATCTTTGTTATAGGCGCATTCTACACACGACTTGATGTACGATTTGACATAATTTCTCATCCTTGGAAACCATAAATAACTCAGTAGTCGCTGGATAGTTTTGTCAACACCTAAGTGACCTGCATTATTATGACAATCATACAGAACTTTTGATCGAAGTGCCTTTGGTACAACCCACAATTTCGCACCTTCATATTTCTTGTACAAACGACCATTCTCAAGTATATATTCATCTAACGTTTTAATATCTTTTGACTTCACTTTATCGACTATTTGCTTGACATCAACATCCTGTATCTGCATACTAAATAACCAGTCCTGCTCGTCTATACCTGTTTTCAAGACACACAAAGACGCTTCGTCCACTTCACGCGATGCTTCTACTGGGGACCTACGCAACGCGTCGACATGTTCCATCCGCTTACCGGAACGATGCTCTATTTTTATGTCGTACTCTTGCACTTTGAGCCACCAGCGCGCTATGCGCGGGATGAGCTCTTTCTTGTCCATTGCTGTTTTGATTGCATTGCAGTCGGTTATTACAGTAACCTCTTTCCCGTAGACATAATATTTAAAACGCTCTAATGTTTCCACTACTGCAAGAGTCTCCAACTCGTAACTATgatactttttctcattttcgctCGTGGATCGACTAAAATATACTACCGGCTTCCAATCGTCTTCTTCAAGTTGCAATAACACGCCAGCTAATCCAATGGAACTTGCATCGGTATGGATCTCatgcttggcttcaattctataTGACGTCATCACCGGCTTGGACACCAGCGCCAACCTCAGCTCATCGAAAGCCCTTTGCTGTTCTTCGCCCcatcgaaaattttgttctttacaAAGTAAACGTCGCAGTGGCTCTGATGTAATGGCATACCCTGCCACAAACTTTCTAAAGTATCCACTCAACCCCAGAAATTGTCGTACTTCAGTTACATTCTTaggtattgaaaaatttgtaatggctattgtttttgctgtaCCTGGACTAATTCCGCTTGGAGTTAATGTATGGCCCAAGAATTCAATTGTTTATTTTGCAAACTcgcatttcttcaaattcaaagTCAAATTAAGTTCTCGTAATGCATCAAGTACACGCCTCAATTTGGCCAACATTTCATCGACAGTTGAACCCCCTATCATAATGTCATCCATGTAGTTCACCATATCTCCATTCTGTGTTCGTTCTTTTACCTTTGCCATCAAGCGTTGGAAGACTACTGGGGCATTCTTTAGCCCAAACGGCATTCGTTTAAATTGATACAACCCCTCTGTGGTTACGAAAGCAGTATATCTACGACTATCTGGATGTATCGGTATCTGATAATACCCACTATTCATATCTAATactgtgaaatatttataacgttCTGCTTCATGAAGCTGTTCTTCAATATGCGGCATTggataaatttcttttcggGTATGTTGATTCACCTTACGATGCGTAGATTCATAATCTCGAttctccatttttctttttcacgagTACAATTGGACTCGCATATtcagattctgacgtttctattATATCGTTAACTAATAACTCTCTAATCATCTGTTGAACCAACACTTTCTTCGGCTCTGGTATACGGTATGGGTTTTGTGCAATAGGTACATTAGTATCTAACTTAATTTTCATGGATAATGCATTTGTCTGTCCTATCTCACTGatattatttgcaaatatatcaTTGTACTCGTTCAACAGTCTGAATAGCTTTCCCGTCTGCGCACTTTCAAATTCTCCacatattatttgattttcatttataacttTGCGTTCAGATACCGTCGTTTCTCGATTTTGCGCGATCGGTAgatattcgaatttcaattgtCCACTGTTTATGTGCGCGACAATATTCCGATTGAAAATCTCTTTTCCAAGCAATACATCTGACGTTAACAACTCGTCATATACTATATATAGTGTTACATTTACTTTTACActgtcaatttttatttcagttttcatcAACTCACTTGCATACCGCGCACCTCCACATATGCCCTTTATTTTTAACATGCAAGGCTCTGTTTCAATTTCGAATTTATCAGCACATGATTTCCGTATCATGCTGCATTCACTTCCTGTGTCCACGAATGCTTTTATTGCTTGATTTTTAACATACACcagtttaatacaaaattcctCATCGCACTCGACTTTACGGTTTGTCATTGTAGCATTTCTCTTATTACGCTCCACAGCCTCAACCTTCGGGTCAACTTTTTGACCATCACCATACTGCGCTTTTCGTAGTGGCTTAGAACATCTGGTCGCTATATGACCTTCTTCAAAACAATTATAACactttctcttactttttttctCAGCGCTACCTTTATTCCCGTCATTATTcgtgtttctatttttgttttgttcaaacttCAAACCTGGAGTACtattacgatttttttcatACTCGTCAAGCGTTTCGCGCAAGTGTCTCATCGAATCAAATCGCATTGGAGCAATTGCCGTTTGCAGTTCCCGATTTCGTAATCCGTTCCGCGTATATTTTATAATCGCAGATTCACTCAAATTATATCCCTGCCCAATGGCACTCATACGAAAACAATATTCCACgactttttcatcaaatttacgcaCCGAACTGTTCATTTTGTAATGTATCTCTGCCTCGTTTGGCTTAGTACCGAATTCTTCTATTAACCTTTCCGCGAAAATTGTCCAATTCGAGTAACACTCTGGTGAAGCATCTAACCATAGTTTGGCAACACCTTTCAACTTGCTAAAAACTGCTAGCATTAAACTTCTTTCGTTCCACTGATAGGCACTATGCGCTTGATTAACACgttctacaaatttttcaacCGGCAAAGAAAGTTCGTTTGTTGGATCAAAGGTAGGTAAAGTTTCAGCAATCTCTTTCACCGAACACCTTGCACTCGAAGAATCTACCATTGATACCGGGGTAGTTGTAGTTTCTACACTCGCGGCCGTTTGTTCTACACTTGGTCGTTGCTCACGGCTTTGTTGTTGCAACAAAGTAGTGATGCCTTGCATCATTTCCCGCAACTCGTTAATTTGCTCTTGCATTGTACACCTTTCGTCCATATTTATTTCGTCACCGTTTTCAAAATCGCATAACCGCTGGACTAGTTCTGCCTTAGAACCAGTCGTAGGTTTTTCCCGTTCACGCAGCAGCGTTTTAAGTTGTTCCACTcttaaattcactattttgggCATTTTCCCCGCACAATATGTACATTCGTACACGCTTGCACCActcgtttttttgtatatctgctTGTTCCTTGCTCCCTTTCAACTCTCGCTTTCCACACATTAACACGCACGTATTAATCTGCTCATAGTTTTTTTCCACGACCGTCGCATGCATTTTATACACTACGCCATATATGCATCTTGCCAACGCGCATAACAAAGCACGAATTTATGCgcattcatacaaaaaaaataggaGTCAGTATCCCGCTTCTGACCTGAAAGGAAATGGcctttcgaattttctttatttcataaacgttttattcagctcttcgacatttaaaaactaaaatattttcagtgacaatttcaaaaaattaaatcttctcCGGCCTTAAAGGAATGGCCTACTGAGTTTTCTTacacatataaagtatacgttcatttatttatttttttatttatttaattaattaatagtctaaaaaatacagtatttcttacagactatgaaaacagaataatgctgaataaattaatcaaagtaaaattaaacttataattaactagtttcaattgtaataagtgaaagaaaaagaatacattttttataatttacagaagaagattagattaatactaagaatttagttcagcaattcatttagaaccaatttgaagtgattctttgtggaacagaaatctaggccagtatgatttgaaagcgaattaagatcacccagagttctagaaatcggagcattggaagcataattagttcttgccatccctaaccagaaaaaatcatgattccgtaaacttcgctgaggaatattgaaattgattttctcgagtagcgatggggagtcaataaccccatttatcaaatcgaagaggaaagtaatggagagaatagtccttctaatatctagtgattttagatttataagatcagtgaaatttaaagaacgcaatgcataacgcacaaaagctttctggacacgttcaagcctactaatatgacaagcataatatggtctccaaataaagacggcatatTCCAACTTGGAACGCACCAGAGACGTATACAACAactttagagtatatggatcaacaaagtctgaactaaaacgtcgaataaacgcaagtacggaataagactttgaaatagtgtgatttaaatgtttttgaaaagagaatttagaatcaaataccaCACCAAGATCAGTAATTTCACTTCGATGAGATAAGCTAGAACCACAAATGTGGTaggaagtgggtataagagaacaagatttagaataagaaatataaaaacacttgcttatatttaaatctaacttatttcttttacaccaagaATCAACGTTATCTAGATCAGATTGAAGGTTTAAAGAGTCCACTGTACTTGCAATCCTcgagtatatctttaaatcatcggcatacaagagaaaatttgcgttattaaaacaactagaaatgtcattaataaaaagtataaaaagtaagGGACCCAGTATActtccctgaggtacaccagaggacgcaataaaagaaatagatgacacaccatcaacattaacaacacatttccgagaggagagataggatttaaaccattttaaaagagtggaatggaatcctatagcactcaatttggaaattaaaaccctgtgattaaccttatcaaatgcttttgaaaagtctgtgtaaACAGCATcaacttgagttttttttttaaacgatgatATACAATATTCAGAGAACACAGCAAGATTTGAAACAGTAGATCTACCTTTCATGAAGCCGTGTTGGTCTACTGAAATATAACGACTAACTACGAAATAGATTTTATCTTTCactattaattcaaataattttgaaaccgtggataatttggcaattggtctataattagcaatattgtttttatttccacttttgaATACTGGATTAATGGTTGGTACTTTCCAGGCATCTATGACTTCTCCTCGATCGAGGGATTTGTTAAACATTAACAAAAGTGGATAGGCAATTGCAGAGCAGTTTTTAAGAAGATACGAAGGTAGCCCATCTACATCagattttgttgatgttttgagtTGCCGAATTCCATCTTCGATATCAGAAAGCGTAAAAGTTAACGAGCCAATATTGATTGAGGAATTCATGCTCGAATGAAACTCATCAATTAAATCAAAGTCTActtgaaaatttgaacaaaaaaaatctgcgaAAAGATTGGCTGCATCTGTAGAAGTATGTGCTTGAGTTTCGTTATAGAAGACAACCGAAGGAATACTTGAGCATGATTTCCTGGATCTAACATAACGCCTGAAGGAactaggatttgatttaatGTCCGATTCGAACTTGAGAATATAATTTCGCTTTAAGTCCCTATCCAAAGATTTAAGTTCTCTAGAGAAATGtagatatttatctttatctgtgatGGAATGAGAAAACTTatgctttttgaaatatttatttctcaaattttttagttttctcagtTCCTTGGTATGCCACGGTACTCTATAACTAGTCCTATTTATCActggtatattatttttacagataTCATTTATATTATGCTTGAAAATATCATAACAATTGGCAACTTCAACCCCAGTAAATAAAGAATCCCAATCTATAATATCAACTGctgaattaattatattaaaatcaaagtttttaaaacaaaaattggtagtcacattctcaaaataaaaatcattaaacacATAGAATTCTATATGAAGGGCAAGTGGTACATGATGCAGACCAGGAGTAGACAGAGGGTCTACACAttctaataaagaaaaatttatattgtcaTTAGTGAAAATGAGATCGAGAATTCGAGAAAGACTATTAGAGAAATTATTTATCTGAACCagtccaaaacttaaaaaattatcaataaaataaatttcagatatACTACTAACATTGTTTGGACCTAATGCAGTACTATCATCTAAACTAGACCATTCAATATTACTCAGATTGAAGTCCCCAAGAACACAAAAGTTGCCGTTATTTGAGGTTAGAGCTAAAACATTATCCACATGTGCTTTATACAGTGTATCAATACTTGACGGAGGAATATATGACGCACAAATCAATATATTTGAAGCACCATGCACAGAGACACACAGCTGATCCAGGAGTGTATCATTGTTTTTCAGAGATACTAGTGATGAGCTATACTTCCGTTGAACAGCTATTAAAACCCCTCCTCCTCTGCAGAGACCAGTTTTCTCGACATCACGGTCTTTACGATAGACATGGTATAAATTTGGATCAAAAAACTCATTATCGAAAAAGTTCTCATTTAACCATGTCTCGATGAGAACAAAAATATCATAGTCCATGTGCGAACTAAACGCTAAAAGTTGATTAGATTTCGTTCTCAATCCAGAAACATTTTGaaagtacatttttaaatttttttgatgaaaaggtCGGATTTTTACACTCT
The Anastrepha ludens isolate Willacy chromosome X, idAnaLude1.1, whole genome shotgun sequence DNA segment above includes these coding regions:
- the LOC128870136 gene encoding uncharacterized protein LOC128870136; translated protein: MPKIVNLRVEQLKTLLREREKPTTGSKAELVQRLCDFENGDEINMDERCTMQEQINELREMMQGITTLLQQQSREQRPSVEQTAASVETTTTPVSMVDSSSARCSVKEIAETLPTFDPTNELSLPVEKFVERVNQAHSAYQWNERSLMLAVFSKLKGVAKLWLDASPECYSNWTIFAERLIEEFGTKPNEAEIHYKMNSSVRKFDEKVVEYCFRMSAIGQGYNLSESAIIKYTRNGLRNRELQTAIAPMRFDSMRHLRETLDEYEKNRNSTPGLKFEQNKNRNTNNDGNKGSAEKKSKRKCYNCFEEGHIATRCSKPLRKAQYGDGQKVDPKVEAVERNKRNATMTNRKVECDEEFCIKLVYVKNQAIKAFVDTGSECSMIRKSCADKFEIETEPCMLKIKGICGGARYASELMKTEIKIDSVKVNVTLYIVYDELLTSDVLLGKEIFNRNIVAHINSGQLKFEYLPIAQNRETTVSERKVINENQIICGEFESAQTGKLFRLLNEYNDIFANNISEIGQTNALSMKIKLDTNVPIAQNPYRIPEPKKVLVQQMIRELLVNDIIETSESEYASPIVLVKKKNGESRL